In one Perca fluviatilis chromosome 7, GENO_Pfluv_1.0, whole genome shotgun sequence genomic region, the following are encoded:
- the has2 gene encoding hyaluronan synthase 2, with translation MRCQRVLTYLRICGTTMFGVSLLVGISTAYIMGYQFFTTTRNHVSFGLYGAILVVHLIIQSLFALLEHRNMRRSLETPIKLNKSLALCIAAYQEDPNYLRKCLVSVKRLTYPGIKVIMVIDGNTDDDLYMMEIFKEIMGWDASATYVWRSNYHSRGPKETDESYAESLQQVSRLVLNNKCVCIMQKWGGKREVMYTAFKALGRSMDYVQVCDSDTMLDPASSVEMVKVLEEDPMVGGVGGDVQILNKYESWVSFLSSVRYWMAFNIERACQSYFGCVQCISGPLGMYRNSLLHEFLEDWYNQTFMGSHCSFGDDRHLTNRVLSLGYATKYTARSKCLTETPITYLRWLNQQTRWSKSYFREWLYNSMWFHKHHLWMTYEAVITGFFPFFLIATAIQLFYQGRLWNILLFLLIVQAVALIKASFASCLRGNIVMVFMSFYSVLYMSSLLPAKMFAIATINKSGWGTSGRKTVVTNFIGLIPISVWFTILFIGIIYTVVLQTRKPFPESEKIVLVVGAVVYASYWVILLTLYTVLINKCGKRKKETDYDMVLDV, from the exons ATGAGATGTCAGAGAGTCCTCACCTACCTGAGGATATGTGGGACAACCATGTTCGGCGTGTCCCTCCTGGTGGGCATCTCCACAGCCTACATCATGGGCTACCAGTTCTTCACCACAACCCGCAATCACGTATCCTTCGGGCTGTACGGCGCCATTTTGGTCGTCCACCTCATTATCCAGAGCCTCTTTGCGCTATTAGAACATCGAAACATGCGGCGGTCCTTAGAGACGCCGATCAAACTGAATAAGTCCTTGGCGCTGTGCATTGCGGCGTATCAAGAGGACCCAAACTACCTGAGGAAATGCCTGGTGTCGGTGAAGAGGCTGACGTACCCGGGGATCAAAGTGATCATGGTGATCGACGGGAACACGGACGATGACTTGTACATGATGGAGATTTTTAAAGAGATCATGGGATGGGACGCATCGGCCACGTACGTGTGGCGGAGTAACTATCACAGCAGGGGGCCCAAGGAGACGGATGAGAGCTACGCCGAGAGCCTCCAGCAGGTCTCCAGGCTGGTGCTGAAcaacaagtgtgtgtgcatcATGCAAAAGtggggaggaaagagagaggtcATGTATACAGCCTTCAAAGCACTGGGGAGGAGCATGGACTATGTGCAG GTGTGTGACTCTGACACTATGTTGGACCCAGCATCATCGGTGGAGATGGTGAAGGTTCTGGAAGAAGACCCTATGGTGGGAGGCGTTGGAGGAGATGTGCAG ATCCTAAACAAGTACGAGTCGTGGGTCTCCTTCCTGAGCAGTGTTCGGTACTGGATGGCCTTCAACATTGAGCGGGCTTGCCAGTCCTACTTTGGTTGCGTGCAGTGCATCAGTGGGCCTTTAGGAATGTACCGGAATTCGCTCCTACACGAGTTCCTTGAGGACTGGTACAATCAGACTTTCATGGGATCCCACTGCAGTTTTGGAGATGACCGCCATCTCACAAACAGAGTTCTAAGCCTTGGGTATGCAACCAAATATACTGCTCGATCAAAGTGTCTCACCGAGACGCCGATCACATACCTGCGGTGGCTCAATCAACAGACTCGATGGAGTAAGTCATATTTCAGAGAATGGCTATACAACTCAATGTGGTTCCACAAACACCATCTATGGATGACTTATGAGGCTGTGATCACGGGTTTCTTCCCGTTTTTCCTCATTGCCACTGCAATCCAACTCTTCTACCAAGGAAGGCTCTGGAATATTCTGTTGTTTCTGCTCATTGTGCAGGCAGTGGCGCTGATCAAGGCCTCGTTTGCCAGCTGCCTCAGAGGTAACATTGTCATGGTGTTCATGTCGTTCTactctgtactgtacatgtcaaGCCTGTTGCCAGCCAAAATGTTTGCAATAGCAACAATCAACAAGTCTGGATGGGGGACCTCTGGGAGGAAAACGGTAGTGACAAACTTCATTGGTCTGATTCCTATATCAGTTTGGTTCACCATCCTCTTCATTGGGATTATCTACACAGTTGTCCTGCAGACTAGAAAACCCTTTCCTGAATCAGAGAAGATTGTTCTGGTCGTAGGAGCAGTCGTGTATGCCAGTTACTGGGTCATACTGTTGACGTTGTATACAGTGCTCATAAATAAGTgtgggaagaggaagaaggaaacAGACTATGATATGGTGCTGGATGTATGA